Proteins encoded by one window of Chromobacterium violaceum ATCC 12472:
- the trpD gene encoding anthranilate phosphoribosyltransferase: protein MITPQAALNRLIDGNELFYDEMLALMRQIMRGELSPAQTAAILIGLRVKVESVSEIAAAATVMREFATHVPVSDRRHLVDTCGTGGDKSHTFNISTTSAFVAAAAGARVAKHGGRSVSSSSGSADVLELLGVNLQLTPEQVGQCLDEIGLGFMFAPNHHSAMKHVAPIRKELGARTIFNILGPLTNPAAADHQLMGVFHPDLVGIQSRVLKMLGSRHVMIVHGCDGLDELTLSGPSMVAELKNGEILEYELEPGEFGFPLCELKDLRADTAAQSRDRLLAVLDGQPGPARDIVLLNAGAAIYTADIAPSLADGVTMAREALDSGKAKQKLQQLIALSRKLGG, encoded by the coding sequence ATGATCACCCCGCAAGCGGCGCTGAATCGCCTGATCGACGGCAACGAGCTGTTTTATGACGAAATGCTGGCGCTGATGCGCCAGATCATGCGCGGCGAACTGTCGCCGGCGCAGACGGCGGCCATCCTGATCGGGCTCCGGGTCAAGGTGGAGTCGGTGTCGGAAATCGCCGCCGCCGCCACCGTGATGCGAGAGTTCGCCACCCACGTGCCGGTGTCCGACCGCCGCCACCTGGTGGACACTTGCGGCACCGGCGGCGACAAATCCCACACCTTCAACATCTCCACCACCTCGGCCTTCGTCGCCGCGGCGGCCGGCGCCCGCGTGGCCAAGCACGGCGGCCGCTCGGTATCGTCCAGCTCCGGCAGCGCCGACGTGCTGGAACTGCTGGGGGTCAATCTGCAACTGACGCCGGAACAGGTCGGGCAATGCCTGGACGAGATCGGCCTGGGCTTCATGTTCGCGCCCAACCATCACAGCGCGATGAAGCACGTGGCGCCGATCCGCAAGGAACTGGGCGCCCGCACCATCTTCAATATCCTGGGTCCGCTGACCAATCCGGCGGCTGCCGACCACCAGTTGATGGGCGTGTTCCACCCCGATCTGGTAGGCATACAATCCCGCGTGCTCAAGATGCTGGGCAGCCGGCATGTGATGATCGTCCACGGCTGCGACGGCCTGGACGAATTGACACTATCCGGCCCCAGCATGGTGGCGGAACTCAAGAATGGCGAGATACTGGAATACGAATTGGAGCCGGGCGAATTCGGCTTCCCGCTCTGCGAGCTGAAGGACTTGCGCGCCGACACCGCCGCGCAGTCCCGCGACCGGCTGCTGGCGGTGCTGGATGGCCAGCCCGGCCCCGCCCGCGACATCGTGCTGCTCAATGCCGGCGCGGCGATTTACACCGCCGATATCGCCCCAAGCCTGGCTGACGGTGTTACCATGGCGCGCGAGGCCTTGGACAGCGGCAAGGCCAAACAGAAACTGCAGCAGCTGATCGCCTTGAGCCGAAAGCTCGGCGGCTGA
- a CDS encoding lysozyme inhibitor LprI family protein, whose translation MRLRPLLIGVLLAAPAWSGALEDCTRSQADTPAIAACLQQRHAEAGRQLAAQEDKALDAMRKLDGATDGRFHAARELRRSRQAYRDYRRQHCDWVEASYASGNGAGRARLACEIDLDTQRLADLAGHS comes from the coding sequence ATGCGACTGAGGCCGCTGCTGATCGGCGTCCTGCTGGCCGCTCCCGCCTGGTCCGGCGCGCTGGAAGACTGCACGCGAAGCCAGGCCGACACCCCCGCCATCGCCGCCTGCCTGCAGCAACGGCACGCAGAGGCGGGGCGCCAGCTGGCCGCCCAGGAAGACAAAGCGCTGGATGCGATGCGCAAGCTGGACGGCGCCACCGACGGCCGTTTCCACGCCGCGCGCGAGCTGCGCCGCTCCCGCCAGGCGTACCGGGACTATCGCCGCCAGCATTGCGACTGGGTCGAGGCCAGCTACGCCAGCGGCAACGGCGCCGGCCGCGCCCGCCTGGCCTGCGAAATCGACCTCGACACGCAAAGGCTGGCCGACCTGGCCGGCCACAGCTGA
- a CDS encoding aminodeoxychorismate/anthranilate synthase component II, giving the protein MLLVIDNYDSFTYNLVQYFGELGQDVKVFRNDEITLQQIEELKPQYLVVSPGPCTPNEAGVSVPAILHFAGKLPIMGVCLGHQGIGQAFGGKVVHAKQLMHGKVSPVSHLDKGMFRGLPNPVTCTRYHSLVIERETLPDCLEVTAWTDDGEIMGVRHKTLPIEGVQFHPESILTEHGHRMLDNFLKEFA; this is encoded by the coding sequence ATGCTCCTCGTTATAGATAACTACGATTCCTTCACCTACAACCTGGTGCAGTATTTCGGCGAGCTGGGCCAGGACGTGAAGGTGTTCCGCAACGATGAAATCACGCTGCAGCAGATCGAAGAACTGAAGCCGCAATACCTGGTGGTCTCCCCCGGCCCCTGCACGCCCAACGAGGCGGGCGTGTCGGTTCCGGCCATCCTGCACTTTGCCGGCAAGCTGCCCATCATGGGCGTATGCCTGGGCCACCAGGGCATAGGCCAAGCCTTCGGCGGCAAGGTCGTCCACGCCAAGCAGCTGATGCACGGCAAGGTGTCGCCGGTCAGCCACCTGGACAAAGGCATGTTCCGCGGCCTGCCCAATCCGGTCACCTGCACCCGCTACCATTCGCTGGTGATCGAGCGCGAAACGCTGCCGGACTGCCTGGAAGTCACCGCCTGGACCGACGACGGCGAAATCATGGGCGTGCGCCACAAGACGCTGCCGATCGAGGGCGTGCAGTTCCACCCGGAATCCATTCTCACCGAGCACGGCCACCGCATGCTGGACAACTTCCTGAAGGAATTCGCCTGA
- a CDS encoding winged helix-turn-helix transcriptional regulator: MTVENQQETMAASHCPMLRFVDLIAGKWAIPILYRLIVLDRPVRFGELQRAVGVITQKELTRQLRAFEQRGLVQRTVYAEVPPRVEYRITALGSTLQQPLQQLAGWMERYGGQLRG, from the coding sequence ATGACTGTGGAAAACCAGCAGGAAACCATGGCCGCAAGCCACTGCCCTATGCTGCGGTTCGTCGATCTGATCGCAGGCAAATGGGCGATCCCCATCCTCTACCGCCTGATCGTGCTGGACCGCCCGGTGCGCTTCGGCGAGCTGCAGCGCGCGGTCGGCGTCATCACCCAGAAGGAGTTGACCCGCCAGCTGCGCGCCTTCGAGCAGCGCGGCCTGGTGCAGCGCACGGTGTACGCCGAAGTGCCGCCCCGCGTCGAGTACCGGATCACCGCGCTGGGCAGCACGCTGCAGCAGCCGCTGCAGCAGCTGGCGGGATGGATGGAGCGCTATGGCGGCCAATTGCGCGGCTAA
- a CDS encoding SDR family oxidoreductase → MRRLEGKQALITGGTSGIGLETAKQFLAEGAKVAITGRSEAGLAQANEVLGGRALLLKSDAGSLDDQRALPAQLRSHGWSRLDAAYLNAGDVTHLPLADWSEADFDRVMAVNLKGPFFLLQALSPLLANPSSVILCGSVGARIGVPSSSAYAASKAGLLSLARTLSAEWLDRGIRVNGLSPGPTHTPAFGKLGMPEDELPALRDRIRKLVPLGRLGRPEELAKAAVFLASDESSYMLGSELLVDGGVGNV, encoded by the coding sequence ATGCGGCGGCTTGAAGGCAAACAGGCTTTGATCACCGGCGGCACCAGCGGCATAGGGCTGGAAACCGCCAAGCAGTTCCTGGCCGAGGGCGCAAAAGTGGCAATCACTGGGCGCAGCGAGGCGGGCCTCGCGCAGGCGAACGAGGTTTTGGGCGGCCGCGCGTTGCTGCTGAAGAGCGACGCAGGCAGCCTGGACGACCAGCGCGCGCTGCCGGCGCAGCTGCGCAGCCACGGTTGGAGCCGGCTGGACGCGGCATACCTGAATGCCGGCGATGTCACCCATCTGCCGCTGGCGGATTGGAGCGAGGCGGACTTCGACCGGGTGATGGCTGTCAATCTGAAAGGCCCGTTCTTCCTGCTGCAGGCCTTGTCGCCGCTGCTGGCCAACCCCAGTTCCGTGATTCTGTGCGGCTCGGTCGGCGCCAGGATAGGCGTTCCGTCCAGCAGCGCCTACGCGGCCAGCAAGGCCGGCCTGCTGTCGCTGGCGCGCACGCTGTCGGCCGAGTGGCTGGATCGCGGCATCCGCGTCAACGGCCTGTCGCCGGGACCGACGCACACCCCGGCTTTCGGCAAGCTGGGCATGCCGGAAGACGAATTGCCGGCGCTGCGGGACCGGATTCGCAAGCTGGTGCCGCTGGGCAGGCTGGGACGGCCGGAGGAGTTGGCGAAGGCGGCGGTGTTCCTGGCTTCGGACGAGTCCAGCTACATGCTGGGCAGCGAGCTATTGGTCGATGGCGGCGTCGGCAACGTGTGA
- a CDS encoding MFS transporter yields MNDPKSAVLRAEAASEDARLRRRSLLAAGGAHAVHDGLTDLVYVLLPIWQAQFGIGYAMVGLLRGAYSGAMAGFQLLASRLAKRWGRKRMLVGGTALAGAAYLLAGQAGGLAVLLLALTLGGLGASVQHPLASSLVADSHEAGGGSRQALAQYNFAGDIGKTLIPALTGLLLTVASWRLSVSLMGLLGLLAAALLWRWAPARLPAASGTSAARAAGRGSRGGLRALLATGAIDSAARMGFLTFLPFLLKSKGAGAAGIGLALSLLFVGGAFGKLFCGYLGARIGMVRTVWLTEGLTALLIAAGLALPLLGMMAMLPLLGLALNGTSSVLYGTVPELADASGREHAFALFYTGTIGGGALSPVLFGRLGDVAGVPVAMLALAAFLLLTLPLSWQVGRDLAA; encoded by the coding sequence ATGAATGATCCGAAATCCGCCGTTCTGCGCGCCGAGGCCGCAAGCGAAGACGCGCGGCTGCGCCGCCGCTCGCTGCTGGCCGCCGGCGGCGCCCACGCAGTTCATGACGGCCTGACCGACCTGGTCTACGTGTTGCTGCCCATCTGGCAGGCGCAGTTCGGCATCGGCTACGCGATGGTAGGTTTGCTGCGCGGCGCCTATTCCGGGGCGATGGCCGGTTTCCAGCTGCTGGCCAGCCGGCTGGCGAAGCGCTGGGGGCGCAAGCGCATGCTGGTGGGCGGCACCGCGCTGGCCGGCGCGGCCTATCTGCTGGCCGGGCAGGCTGGCGGCCTGGCGGTTCTGTTGCTGGCGCTGACGCTGGGAGGCCTGGGCGCCAGCGTCCAGCATCCGCTGGCGTCCTCGCTGGTGGCGGACAGCCACGAGGCGGGGGGAGGCTCGCGGCAGGCGCTAGCGCAATACAATTTCGCCGGCGACATCGGCAAGACCTTGATCCCAGCATTGACCGGCCTGCTGCTGACGGTGGCGAGCTGGCGGCTCAGCGTCAGCCTGATGGGGCTGCTTGGCTTGCTTGCCGCGGCGCTGTTGTGGCGATGGGCGCCGGCGCGCTTGCCGGCCGCCTCGGGGACATCGGCGGCGCGCGCGGCGGGGCGAGGTTCAAGGGGCGGTTTGCGCGCCTTGCTGGCCACCGGCGCGATAGACAGCGCGGCGAGGATGGGCTTTCTGACGTTTTTGCCCTTCCTGTTGAAGAGCAAGGGCGCGGGCGCGGCGGGCATCGGCCTGGCCCTGTCGCTGTTATTCGTCGGCGGCGCGTTCGGCAAGCTGTTCTGCGGCTACTTGGGCGCGCGCATCGGCATGGTGAGGACGGTGTGGCTGACCGAAGGTCTGACGGCCTTGCTGATCGCGGCGGGCCTGGCGCTGCCTTTGCTTGGCATGATGGCGATGTTGCCGCTGCTGGGTCTGGCGCTGAACGGCACTTCGTCGGTGCTGTACGGCACGGTGCCGGAACTGGCCGACGCCAGCGGCCGCGAGCACGCGTTCGCCTTGTTCTACACCGGCACGATAGGCGGCGGCGCGCTGTCGCCGGTGCTGTTCGGCCGTCTGGGCGACGTGGCCGGCGTGCCTGTCGCGATGCTGGCGCTGGCCGCCTTCCTGTTATTGACCCTGCCTTTGTCCTGGCAGGTGGGCAGGGATCTGGCGGCATGA
- the trpE gene encoding anthranilate synthase component I, with amino-acid sequence MQAQEFDQLAAAGYNRIPVTQELLADLDSPLSIYLKLANQPYSYLLESVVGGERHGRYSIIGLPADTRLRVNGQRVQVECGDKVIERHDGDPLAFIEAFQHRFRIPELPGLPRYSGGLVGYFGYDTIRYIERRLADVQKPDPVGTPDILLMLSEEIAVVDNLSGKLYLVVYADPEVPNALQKAKARLAQLRAKLREPLAIPLSLPQPHEGEAVSEYGEEAFKQAVASCQRYIHDGDIMQVVLAQRMQQPYHGSPIALYRALRNLNPSPYMFFYHFDDFHVVGASPEILVRREGETVTVRPIAGTRPRGHTREQDEALAAELLADPKEIAEHVMLMDLGRNDVGRVADIGTVKITDNMAIERYSHVMHIVSNVEGQVDRKISNIDVIKATFPAGTLSGAPKVRAMQIIDEFEPTKRGVYGGAVGYLGFNGDMDLAIAIRTAVLKNGMLYVQSGAGVVADSVPQSEWQETQNKARAVLRAAQMVRDGLDA; translated from the coding sequence ATGCAAGCGCAAGAGTTTGACCAACTGGCCGCCGCCGGCTACAACCGCATCCCCGTCACCCAGGAACTGCTGGCCGATCTGGACAGCCCGCTGTCCATCTATCTGAAGCTGGCCAACCAGCCGTACAGCTACCTGCTGGAATCGGTGGTGGGCGGCGAGCGCCACGGCCGCTACTCCATCATCGGCCTGCCGGCCGACACCCGGCTGCGCGTCAACGGCCAGCGGGTGCAGGTGGAATGCGGCGACAAGGTGATAGAACGCCACGACGGCGACCCGCTGGCCTTCATCGAGGCGTTCCAGCACCGTTTCCGTATCCCCGAGCTGCCCGGCCTGCCGCGCTACTCCGGCGGCCTGGTCGGCTATTTCGGCTACGACACCATACGCTACATTGAACGCCGCCTCGCCGACGTTCAGAAACCCGACCCGGTGGGCACACCGGACATCCTGCTGATGCTGTCGGAAGAGATCGCCGTGGTCGACAACCTGTCCGGCAAGCTCTACCTGGTGGTCTACGCCGACCCCGAGGTGCCCAACGCGCTGCAGAAAGCGAAAGCGCGGCTGGCCCAGCTTCGCGCCAAGCTGCGCGAGCCGCTGGCCATCCCGCTGTCGCTGCCCCAGCCGCACGAGGGCGAGGCGGTGTCGGAATACGGCGAGGAGGCGTTCAAGCAGGCGGTGGCGTCCTGTCAGCGCTACATCCACGACGGCGACATCATGCAGGTGGTGCTGGCCCAGCGCATGCAGCAGCCTTACCACGGCTCGCCGATCGCGCTGTACCGCGCGCTGCGCAACCTCAACCCGTCGCCGTACATGTTCTTCTACCACTTCGACGACTTCCACGTGGTGGGCGCTTCGCCGGAAATCCTGGTGCGGCGCGAAGGCGAAACCGTGACCGTGCGTCCGATCGCCGGCACCCGCCCGCGCGGCCACACCCGCGAGCAGGATGAGGCGCTGGCGGCCGAGCTGCTGGCCGACCCCAAGGAAATCGCCGAACACGTGATGCTGATGGACCTGGGCCGCAACGACGTCGGCCGCGTCGCCGACATCGGCACGGTGAAGATCACCGACAACATGGCGATCGAGCGCTACTCGCACGTGATGCACATCGTGTCCAACGTGGAAGGCCAGGTGGACCGCAAGATCAGCAATATCGACGTGATCAAGGCCACCTTCCCCGCCGGCACGCTGTCCGGCGCGCCCAAGGTGCGGGCGATGCAGATCATCGACGAGTTCGAGCCGACCAAGCGCGGCGTCTACGGCGGCGCGGTGGGTTACCTCGGCTTCAACGGCGACATGGACCTCGCCATCGCCATCCGCACCGCGGTGCTGAAGAACGGCATGCTCTACGTGCAGTCCGGCGCCGGCGTCGTCGCCGACTCGGTGCCGCAATCGGAATGGCAGGAAACGCAGAACAAGGCGCGCGCGGTGCTGCGCGCCGCGCAGATGGTGCGGGACGGCCTGGACGCCTGA
- a CDS encoding phosphoglycolate phosphatase, with translation MNLKHIKAVAFDLDGTLVDSIPDLANAANAMREHLGLPPLDPERIKSHVGDGIASLVHRAITDERHAEADGPLWERGYRFFVQRYREHLADHTTVYPGVRDGLGLLRALQLPLVMITNKSERLAVPLAEQLGLRDHFSLIVGGDTLPEKKPSALPLLHCCQVLGIQPQELAMVGDSANDVAAARAAGCAAIAVGYGYADASTLGADLTVNSIAELYDLMKNG, from the coding sequence ATGAATCTCAAGCACATCAAAGCCGTCGCCTTCGACCTGGACGGCACTCTGGTCGACTCCATTCCCGATCTGGCCAATGCCGCCAACGCGATGCGCGAGCATCTGGGCCTGCCGCCGCTGGATCCCGAACGGATCAAGAGCCACGTCGGCGACGGCATCGCCAGCCTGGTCCACCGCGCCATCACCGACGAGCGCCACGCCGAGGCCGACGGCCCGCTGTGGGAGCGCGGCTATCGCTTCTTCGTCCAGCGCTACCGTGAACATCTGGCCGACCACACCACCGTCTACCCCGGCGTGCGCGACGGCCTGGGCCTGTTGCGCGCGCTTCAGCTGCCGCTGGTCATGATCACCAACAAATCCGAACGCCTGGCCGTGCCGCTGGCCGAGCAGCTGGGCCTGCGCGACCATTTCAGCCTGATCGTCGGCGGCGACACGCTGCCGGAGAAGAAGCCGTCGGCTCTGCCGCTGCTGCATTGCTGCCAGGTGCTGGGCATCCAGCCGCAGGAACTGGCGATGGTGGGCGACTCCGCCAATGACGTGGCCGCCGCCCGCGCCGCCGGCTGCGCGGCCATCGCCGTCGGCTACGGCTACGCCGACGCGTCCACGCTGGGCGCGGACCTGACGGTAAACAGTATTGCCGAGCTCTACGATTTGATGAAGAATGGCTAA
- a CDS encoding SDR family oxidoreductase, with protein MYAFIVTGASRGLGYAICETLLNDGYSVVGIARNAGSALAGLAARHPERLQAVNADLSDAAQAAASVHAALQQLPLPACATVTLINNAGVVTPIAQAGHYPADEVVKAVAVNVTAPLLATDALLSATNHLPARRRVLNISSGAAAKAYPGWSVYCATKAALDHFSRSAAVEQESHANPAQIVALYPGVVDTDMQGCIRASDEGQFPQKARFDALKADGALSSPADAARKIVDYLVSPAFGRQPVVDIREL; from the coding sequence ATGTATGCATTCATCGTCACCGGCGCTTCGCGCGGCCTGGGCTACGCCATCTGCGAGACGCTGCTGAACGACGGTTACTCCGTCGTCGGCATCGCCCGCAACGCCGGCTCGGCGCTGGCAGGCCTGGCCGCCCGCCATCCTGAGCGGCTGCAGGCCGTCAACGCCGACCTGTCCGACGCCGCGCAAGCCGCCGCCTCGGTCCACGCCGCGCTGCAGCAGCTGCCGCTGCCGGCATGCGCGACCGTCACGCTGATCAACAACGCCGGCGTGGTGACCCCCATCGCCCAGGCCGGCCATTATCCGGCCGACGAAGTGGTCAAGGCCGTCGCCGTCAACGTCACCGCGCCGCTGCTGGCCACCGACGCGCTGCTGTCCGCCACCAACCACCTGCCGGCGCGCCGCCGCGTCCTGAACATCTCGTCCGGCGCCGCCGCCAAGGCCTACCCGGGCTGGAGCGTGTATTGCGCCACCAAGGCCGCGCTGGACCATTTCAGCCGCAGCGCGGCTGTCGAACAGGAAAGCCACGCCAATCCGGCGCAGATCGTCGCGCTGTATCCGGGCGTGGTGGACACCGACATGCAGGGCTGCATCCGCGCCAGCGACGAAGGCCAGTTCCCGCAGAAGGCCCGCTTCGACGCGCTGAAGGCAGACGGCGCGCTGAGCAGCCCGGCCGACGCCGCGCGCAAGATCGTCGACTACCTGGTGTCGCCGGCTTTCGGCCGGCAGCCCGTCGTCGACATCCGCGAACTCTGA
- the rpe gene encoding ribulose-phosphate 3-epimerase — protein sequence MRTFRIAPSILSADFARLGQEVKDVVAAGADIIHFDVMDNHYVPNLTMGPMFCEAIRPHSSAPIDVHLMVKPVDALAAAFAKAGADIITFHPEGSEHIDRTLGLIKDAGCKAGLVFNPATPLSYLDHVMDKLDMILIMSVNPGFGGQSFIPHALEKIKLARRRIDEYTAKHGGEIWLEVDGGVKVDNIAQVAAAGADTFVAGSAIYGQKDYKAVIDAMRAELARVQA from the coding sequence ATGCGCACTTTCCGTATCGCCCCCAGCATTCTGTCCGCCGATTTCGCCCGCCTGGGCCAGGAAGTCAAAGATGTCGTCGCCGCCGGCGCCGACATCATCCACTTCGATGTGATGGACAACCACTACGTCCCCAATCTGACCATGGGCCCGATGTTCTGCGAGGCCATCCGCCCGCACAGCAGCGCGCCGATCGATGTCCACCTGATGGTCAAGCCGGTGGACGCGCTGGCAGCCGCCTTCGCCAAGGCCGGCGCCGACATCATCACCTTCCACCCGGAAGGATCGGAGCACATCGACCGCACGCTGGGCCTGATCAAGGACGCCGGCTGCAAGGCCGGCCTGGTGTTCAACCCGGCCACGCCGCTGTCCTACCTGGACCACGTGATGGACAAGCTGGACATGATCCTGATCATGTCGGTGAACCCTGGTTTCGGCGGACAATCATTCATTCCGCACGCGCTGGAAAAGATCAAGCTGGCGCGTCGGCGCATCGACGAATACACCGCCAAGCATGGCGGCGAGATCTGGCTGGAAGTGGACGGCGGCGTGAAGGTGGACAATATCGCCCAGGTGGCCGCAGCCGGCGCCGACACCTTCGTGGCCGGCTCCGCCATCTACGGCCAGAAAGACTACAAGGCGGTCATCGACGCGATGCGCGCCGAACTGGCCCGCGTCCAAGCATAA
- the apaG gene encoding Co2+/Mg2+ efflux protein ApaG: MADKLYQMEVQAEPQYVAEQSSVANDVYVFAYRVRITNTGSEPAQLISRHWIITDANQQVQEVRGMGVVGEQPHLDPGQVFEYSSAAHITTPYGSMKGAYQMMADDGRRFEASIPEMTLVAPRVLH; encoded by the coding sequence ATGGCCGATAAACTCTACCAGATGGAGGTGCAGGCGGAGCCACAATACGTGGCCGAACAGTCCAGCGTCGCCAACGACGTCTACGTGTTCGCCTACCGCGTCCGCATCACCAATACCGGCAGCGAGCCGGCGCAGCTGATCAGCCGCCACTGGATCATCACCGACGCCAATCAGCAGGTGCAGGAGGTGCGCGGCATGGGCGTGGTGGGCGAGCAGCCGCATCTCGACCCGGGCCAGGTGTTCGAGTACTCCAGCGCGGCCCACATCACCACGCCGTACGGCAGCATGAAGGGCGCCTACCAGATGATGGCGGACGACGGTCGGCGCTTCGAGGCGTCCATTCCCGAGATGACGCTGGTGGCGCCCCGGGTGCTGCACTAA
- a CDS encoding ABCB family ABC transporter ATP-binding protein/permease, which translates to MRITHSGPAPSGRHDWQTIKTLLPYLWAFKWRVTLALACMVLAKVAAVTVPLYLKDIVDQLSVPATLLAIPVLALTGYGVARLLSGVLGELRDAVFARVIQGAVRSVARNVFRHLFKLSLRFHLERHTGGMSRDIERGTKGIGFLLNFTVFNILPTLLEIGMVTAILLHRYSWEFAVVTVGTIALYIVFTLLVTEWRTVYRRTMNDLDSKANSKAIDALLNYETVKYFNNEEYESRRYDRNLEAWEASAIKNQVSLSLLNAGQAAIIAIGVTLVMVLAARDVVEHRMTVGDVVLVATFITQLYAPLNFLGFVYREIKHSLADIERMFKLLGVNLEVADAPGAKSLDTRAATVRFDHVGFAYESKRQILHDVDFTIPAGQTLAVVGASGAGKSTLSRLMFRFYDATSGAVRINGEDIRSLTQDSLRAHIGIVPQDTVLFNDTVYYNIAYGKPGATREEVMDAARSAHIHDFVSSLPDGYDTMVGERGLKLSGGEKQRVAIARTILKNPPILIFDEATSALDSRTEKAIQRELTAISANRTTLIIAHRLSTIVDADRILVLDAGRVVEQGSHRELLAQNGRYAEMWRLQQESEAVAEE; encoded by the coding sequence ATGCGCATCACCCATAGCGGCCCGGCGCCGTCCGGCCGCCACGACTGGCAAACCATCAAGACGCTGTTGCCCTATTTGTGGGCGTTCAAGTGGCGGGTCACCCTGGCCCTGGCCTGCATGGTGCTGGCCAAGGTGGCGGCGGTGACGGTGCCCTTGTACCTGAAGGACATCGTCGACCAGCTGTCGGTGCCGGCCACGCTGCTGGCCATCCCGGTGCTGGCCCTGACCGGCTACGGCGTCGCGCGGCTGCTGTCCGGCGTGCTGGGCGAGCTGCGCGACGCGGTGTTCGCCCGCGTGATCCAGGGGGCGGTGCGAAGCGTGGCGCGCAATGTGTTCCGCCATCTGTTCAAGCTGTCGCTGCGCTTCCACCTGGAGCGCCACACCGGCGGCATGAGCCGCGACATCGAGCGCGGCACCAAGGGCATAGGCTTTCTGTTGAACTTCACCGTGTTCAACATCCTGCCCACGCTGCTGGAAATCGGCATGGTGACGGCCATTCTGCTGCACCGCTATTCATGGGAGTTCGCGGTGGTGACGGTGGGCACCATCGCCCTCTACATCGTGTTCACGCTGCTGGTGACCGAGTGGCGCACCGTCTACCGCCGCACCATGAACGATCTGGATTCCAAGGCCAACTCCAAGGCGATAGACGCCTTGCTGAACTACGAGACGGTCAAGTACTTCAACAACGAGGAATACGAGTCCAGGCGCTACGACCGCAATCTGGAAGCGTGGGAGGCGTCGGCGATCAAGAACCAGGTGTCCTTGTCGCTGCTGAACGCCGGCCAGGCGGCCATCATCGCCATCGGCGTCACCCTGGTGATGGTGCTGGCGGCGCGCGACGTGGTGGAGCACCGGATGACGGTGGGCGACGTGGTGCTGGTGGCCACCTTCATCACCCAGCTGTACGCGCCGTTGAACTTCCTGGGCTTCGTCTACCGCGAGATCAAGCACTCGCTCGCCGACATCGAGCGCATGTTCAAGCTGCTGGGCGTCAACCTGGAGGTGGCGGACGCGCCTGGCGCGAAGTCGCTGGATACCCGCGCCGCAACGGTGCGTTTCGACCATGTCGGCTTCGCCTACGAGTCCAAGCGGCAGATTCTGCACGATGTCGACTTCACGATTCCTGCGGGGCAGACGCTGGCGGTGGTCGGCGCCAGCGGCGCCGGCAAATCCACGCTGTCGCGGCTGATGTTCCGCTTCTACGACGCGACGTCGGGCGCGGTGAGGATCAATGGCGAGGATATCCGCTCGCTGACTCAGGATTCGCTGCGCGCCCATATCGGCATCGTGCCGCAGGACACGGTGCTGTTCAACGACACCGTCTACTACAACATCGCCTACGGCAAGCCCGGCGCGACGCGCGAGGAGGTGATGGACGCCGCACGCTCGGCGCATATCCACGATTTCGTCAGCAGCCTGCCGGACGGTTACGACACCATGGTCGGCGAGCGCGGCCTGAAGCTGTCCGGCGGCGAGAAGCAGCGCGTGGCCATCGCCCGCACCATTCTGAAAAACCCGCCGATCCTGATCTTCGACGAGGCCACCAGCGCGCTGGATTCGCGCACCGAGAAGGCCATCCAGCGCGAACTGACGGCGATTTCCGCCAACCGCACCACGCTGATCATCGCCCACCGCTTGTCCACCATCGTCGACGCCGACCGCATCCTGGTGCTGGATGCCGGCCGGGTGGTGGAACAGGGCAGCCACCGGGAGCTGCTGGCGCAGAACGGACGCTATGCCGAAATGTGGCGGCTGCAGCAGGAGAGCGAGGCGGTGGCGGAAGAATAA